From the Lolium rigidum isolate FL_2022 unplaced genomic scaffold, APGP_CSIRO_Lrig_0.1 contig_11274_1, whole genome shotgun sequence genome, one window contains:
- the LOC124680276 gene encoding LOW QUALITY PROTEIN: putative serpin-Z12 (The sequence of the model RefSeq protein was modified relative to this genomic sequence to represent the inferred CDS: deleted 2 bases in 1 codon): MSPFWKTVLCLTLFAAWRSQVEFRSMTSRRPLDCAQRCPCSGESYLHHQHHHQPYTYSHAQAPEPMLATARRFAEAPPGGDSVVGGDAKASSQLRLAREVGLRAAAGRGSNFIVSPLSIHAALALVAAGARGETLQELLGFLGSASLDELHDAAWLGLVGKLNGLTQTSFACGVWVDRGHELQPEFMATAASRYAATAESVDFIGSSQAEKARRRVNAFVEDATNGLVRDVLPPGSVDSTTVVVLANALYFKGTWAQPFDQSATFTAPFHTPDGSVVRVPFMTTGRVDFERQVAAYPGFRALKLPYKIDYGDHHAPPAQAAFYMLILLPDDGDSLADLYDQAVATPEFIKSHTPAYEVPAGRFMVPKFKFTFEFEASEDMQKLGVARAFGGGDFSAMVSGGDGLFISGVYHKATIEVDEVGTVAAAATVVVMQQSGSALPPVDFVADRPFLFAIVEEKTSAVLFLGHVVNPASR; encoded by the exons ATGTCGCCCTTTTGGAAGACCGTCCTCTGCTTGACGCTGTTTGCGGCATGGCGGTCGCAGGTCGAGTTCAGGTCAATGACCTCGCGCCGCCCGCTTGACTGCGCCCAACGTTGCCCTTGCAGCGGCGAGAGCTAcctccaccaccaacaccaccaccaacctTACACTTACAGCCACGCGCAAGCACCCGAGCCCATGCTTGCCACGGCGAGACGCTTTGCCGAGGCGCCTCCAGGTGGTGACTCGGTGGTAGGCGGCGATGCGAAGGCGTCGAGCCAGCTGCGTCTCGCCAGGGAGGTCGGCCTCCGGGCGGCAGCCGGCAGGGGAAGCAACTTCATCGTCTCGCCGTTGTCCATCCACGCGGCGCTGGCGCtggtggccgccggcgcgcgcggCGAAACGCTCCAGGAGCTCCTGGGCTTCCTCGGGTCAGCGTCCCTCGACGAGCTGCACGACGCGGCGTGGTTGGGGCTCGTTGGCAAGCTCAACGGCCTGACGCAGACGTCCTTCGCCTGCGGCGTGTGGGTCGACCGGGGGCACGAGCTGCAGCCGGAGTTCATGGCCACCGCCGCGTCCAGGTACGCCGCCACCGCGGAGTCCGTTGATTTT ATTGGAAGCAGTCAAGCAGAGAAGGCGAGGCGGCGAGTGAATGCCTTCGTGGAGGACGCGACGAACGGGCTTGTCCGCGACGTCCTCCCTCCGGGCTCCGTCGACTCGACCACGGTGGTCGTCCTCGCCAACGCGCTCTACTTCAAGGGGACGTGGGCGCAGCCGTTCGACCAGTCGGCGACCTTTACCGCGCCGTTCCACACCCCGGACGGCAGCGTCGTGCGCGTGCCGTTCATGACCACGGGACGGGTCGACTTCGAGCGGCAGGTCGCCGCCTACCCTGGATTCCGGGCCCTCAAGCTGCCCTACAAGATCGACTACGGCGACCACCACGCACCGCCCGCGCAAGCTGCATTCTACATGCTCATCCTTCTCCCGGACGATGGCGACAGCCTTGCCGATCTCTACGACCAGGCGGTcgcgacgccggagttcatcaagAGCCACACGCCGGCATACGAGGTCCCGGCCGGGCGGTTCATGGTCCCGAAGTTCAAGTTCACCTTCGAGTTCGAGGCGTCGGAGGACATGCAGAAGCTTGGAGTCGCCAGGGCTTTCGGAGGCGGCGACTTCTCGGCCATGGTGAGCGGCGGGGATGGGCTCTTCATCTCCGGGGTGTACCATAAGGCCACCATCGAGGTGGACGAGGTGGGCACCGTCGCCGCCGCAGCAACGGTCGTGGTCATGCAGCAGAGTGGAAGCGCGCTGCCTCCGGTGGATTTCGTGGCGGATCGGCCCTTCTTGTTCGCCATTGTCGAGGAGAAAACCAGCGCGGTGCTGTTCCTTGGCCATGTCGTCAACCCGGCCTCTCGCTGA